One window of the Dendropsophus ebraccatus isolate aDenEbr1 chromosome 12, aDenEbr1.pat, whole genome shotgun sequence genome contains the following:
- the LOC138769996 gene encoding carcinoembryonic antigen-related cell adhesion molecule 16-like, with protein MSGSHSTVLRSFVLSVLLHACIGATNKLNIEVLPVKPKSGETLTLKVSGVNGNILFASWYKGLSTSATDQILTHLNGKDIKGPQFFKEASCNPNGSLVIQNFQETFKGDYTVQIQTNLVLQDGHVAVDGVASAVFSPFTVLLGLLLSVTFL; from the exons ATGTCTGGAAGCCATTCTACAGTTCTTAGAAGCTTTGTACTGTCAG TTCTTCTCCATGCCTGTATAGGTGCAACCAATAAACTCAACATTGAAGTCCTTCCCGTTAAACCTAAATCTGGAGAGACCCTCACACTGAAAGTTAGTGGCGTTAACGGCAACATCCTCTTTGCGTCTTGGTATAAAGGACTAAGCACCAGTGCAACCGATCAGATACTAACTCATCTCAATGGTAAAGACATTAAAGGGCCTCAATTCTTCAAAGAAGCTAGCTGCAATCCTAATGGCTCATTGGTGATTCAGAATTTTCAGGAGACATTTAAAGGCGACTACACGGTTCAGATACAGACAAATCTGGTTCTACAAGATGGTCATGTGGCAGTCGACG GTGTTGCCTCTGCAGTGTTCTCTCCATTTACTGTTCTGTTAGGGTTACTATTATCCGTCACTTTCCTATGA